The following are encoded in a window of Castanea sativa cultivar Marrone di Chiusa Pesio chromosome 9, ASM4071231v1 genomic DNA:
- the LOC142611317 gene encoding protein TIC 56, chloroplastic, with protein MASINFNNPFENWFNKPQNPISPINLLSLTQSISPKQTPPNFASISNPFKSKKPKPQPRNPDEPGPMRQMVDQFFWECENIPDYRHTPEVEKILNSDPIFEHKENPTPEEIRENEEFWARFRASPVVQFLARAEEIADKINEMELEENDTPYRREDKKLWQAVPHVIGLDGRPMVRKAIKTKKESDDKFWDFARQFFFGLWGFRQRPYPPGRPIDVAQAVGYKRLEKRYYDFIMRSGGWWYKDRLGRTRGPCELITLKTAWGGGIIDKHTFIWGDDMDEWAPIHMVYGLERAIATWEVRLGAAATAFIHKLQKGIPPWVPLKGHEKKTYKQLQQEAVESKRRDLAVLEANDGVWPGVRIPSHALFLWASGSELTTILEEDDHMPNKYIPKDVRKQLQKIIPGLRPWEVLSIEQAMDQITYGGEWYREPLGSYTTGPPYIRHWNKDVKRLFKIFSDLSNEVYSKLEETIPGFDKVMEKVQADVDARQARRKERREAQKKAEKMDLYGRPRIP; from the exons ATGGCATCGATCAACTTCAACAACCCCTTCGAAAACTGGTTCAACAAACCCCAAAATCCAATCTCTCCAATCAACCTCCTCTCACTCACCCAATCAATCTCACCCAAACAAACCCCTCCAAACTTCGCTTCCATCTCCAACCCCTTCAAAtccaaaaaacccaaaccccaacCCCGAAACCCGGACGAACCCGGCCCAATGCGCCAAATGGTGGACCAATTCTTCTGGGAATGCGAAAACATCCCCGATTACCGTCACACCCCAGAAGTCGAAAAGATCCTAAACTCCGACCCGATTTTCGAACACAAAGAAAACCCGACCCCGGAAGAGATCCGAGAAAACGAGGAGTTCTGGGCTCGGTTCCGGGCTAGCCCGGTGGTCCAATTCTTAGCCCGAGCCGAGGAGATAGCCGATAAGATAAACGAGATGGAGTTGGAGGAAAACGACACGCCGTATAGGAGAGAGGATAAGAAGCTTTGGCAAGCGGTACCGCACGTGATAGGTTTGGATGGAAGGCCTATGGTGAGGAAAGCTATTAAGACGAAGAAGGAATCAGATGACAAGTTTTGGGATTTTGCTAGACAGttcttttttgggctttggggTTTTAGACAAAGGCCTTACCCACCGGGTCGGCCCATTGATGTTGCTCAGGCTGTTGGGTATAAGAGGCTTGAGAAGCGTTACTATGATT TTATCATGAGGAGTGGAGGATGGTGGTACAAGGATCGGTTGGGGCGGACTCGGGGTCCATGCGAGTTAATAACACTTAAAACGGCATGGGGTGGTGGGATTATTGATAAGCACACTTTCATTTGGGGTGATGACATGGATGAGTGGGCACCAATTCACATGGTTTATGGCTTGGAACGTGCAATTGCTACTTGGGAAG TTAGACTTGGTGCTGCTGCAACAGCTTTTATTCACAAACTACAGAAAGGAATACCTCCATGGGTTCCACTAAAAGGACATGAGAAGAAAACCTATAAGCAGCTCCAACAAGAGGCTGTAGAGAGCAAGAGACGTGATTTAGCAGTACTGGAAGCTAATGACGGTGTTTGGCCAGGGGTTAGAATTCCTAGTCATGCCCTATTTCTTTGGGCTAGTGGCTCTGAACTAACTACAATTTTGGAAGAGGATGACCACATGCCAAACAAATACATACCAAAAGATGTTAG aaaacaattacaaaaaattatccCTGGGTTAAGGCCTTGGGAGGTTTTAAGCATAGAACAAGCAATGGATCAGATTACATATGGTGGGGAGTGGTATCGTGAACCTCTTGGTTCATACACAACCGGTCCACCATACATCAGGCATTGGAATAAGGACGTCAAG AGGTTGTTTAAGATTTTCTCCGACCTTAGCAACGAAGTGTACAGCAAATTGGAGGAGACAATTCCTGGTTTCGATAAAGTAATGGAGAAGGTCCAGGCTGATGTTGATGCGAGACAAGCCAGAAGAAAAGAGAGGAGGGAGGCACAGAAGAAAGCTGAGAAGATGGACTTGTATGGTCGACCTCGGATCCCATAG
- the LOC142610919 gene encoding uncharacterized protein LOC142610919, which produces MEDSIIETENLVHPTNLSPKGGSKVREDHEEEDDDKKDHEAKGGEERQAGFINNLLSKIVPGGEAEEEKEHDEDRRGSFGEDKYEDKGVGLISHYISNLVSPLSPKAGKFTGQRVEDFEAGNGGSSKVEEDVGGGRSGGQLKQGKIEEEEGGGGGGKGGIIDNLVSHLPASLADNAAPTADEASILIHSIIHD; this is translated from the exons ATGGAAGATAGTATtatagaaactgaaaacttgGTGCATCCCACGAATCTCAGTCCAAAGGGAGGTTCCAAAGTGAGAGAAGatcatgaagaagaagatgatgataagAAAGATCATGAAGCTAAAGGAGGAGAAGAAAGGCAAGCTGGATTCATAAACAATCTTCTCTCTAAAATAGTGCCCGGAGGGGAAgctgaggaagaaaaagagcaTGATGAAGATAGGAGAGGTAGTTTTGGTGAGGATAAATATGAAGATAAGGGAGTTGGGCTTATAAGCCATTATATATCCAACTTGGTCTCTCCCCTTAGTCCAAAAGCAGGGAAATTTACTGGACAAAGAGTGGAAGATTTTGAAGCTGGAAATGGTGGGAGCTCTAAAGTGGAGGAAGATGTAGGTGGTGGCAGAAGTGGTGGCCAGCTTAAGCAAGGGAAGATAGAAGAGGAGgagggtggtggtggtggtggtaaaGGAGGCATCATTGACAACCTTGTCTCCCACTTGCCTGCATCACTTGCAG ATAATGCGGCTCCCACGGCTGACGAGGCCTCCATTCTAATACACTCCATCATTCATGACTAA
- the LOC142611071 gene encoding receptor-like protein 7 → MRISLLSWLSLIPVCSLFLSFLVFVVSGQCLGEQQSLLLDLKNSLKFNSTLSTKLVHWNVSTDCCSWEGVTCSKGRIVGLNLDSESIYGGLDNSSSLFRLQYLQNLRLASNNFNHSRIPPEFGNLTNLSYLNLSNAGFSGPIPTQISRLTRLVTLDLSTLLSISSLSLESPDFATLVQNLSHLTELYLDGVNLSAPGNEWCQALSSSLPNLSVLSMSYCFLSGPLHSSLQKLQSLSVIHLNNNRFYVTIPEFFADFTNLSSLKLSSSRLIGTLPRKILQVPTLQLLDLSKNELNGSLPEFHPNGALQSLLLSRTKFSGTLPTSIGNLKKLSKLDLSGCNFNGSIPISMENLTHLVHLDMSFNNFSGPVPSFIMAKNLTEINLSNNNLTGQITFNYWKELRSLVNLDLRYNSLEGSIPMSLFSLPLLQKLQLSYNHFSGQLPEFFNVSSYQLDTLDLISNNLEGPIPMSIFELRGLQNLLLSSNNFSGSWQLNAFQQLRNLSNLGLSHNSLLIEYNGANSSSFPKLESLGLASTKLKTVPDFLRNQSNLVILDLSDNQIHGKIPKWIWKFTHLLYLNLSHNYLEGPLLNLNSSTMIVLDLSSNQLQGQLSTPLPSVMHLDLSKNNFNSVIPASIGSSIISASFLSLSSNKFHGHIPESICNAKSLQVLDLSHNSLSGTLPQCFSTLSRTLGVLNLRRNNLIGTIFDKFSKYCHLQTLNLNENLLEGVIPKSLANCTNLEVFDIGNNQIHDAFPCHLKKISNLRILVLRSNKFYGTIGCEGPNDTWPVLQIVDLASNNFSGRLSIKALANSKTMMADNKAYSELKYLHYNAGLGFPSYYQNTITVVSKGLQIELVKILTLFTSIDLSCNNLDGPIPKDLGVLKALHILNLSFNAFTDPIPPSLGKLSELESLDLSSNKLNGEIPMQLADGLTFLSVLNLSFNQLVGPTPFVKQFATFLEASYEGNKGLCGPQLKTKCGSVEPHSPPPTFEDAHPSSRPSIDWNFLSVELGFAFGFGTVIMPLMFLKRWRIWYYKHVDDIFFRIFPQLYLGGKIYRQVQVHRNQMQRH, encoded by the coding sequence ATGAGAATTTCACTCCTTTCTTGGCTTTCCTTGATACCCGTATGCTCACTTTTTCTCAGCTTCCTTGTCTTTGTGGTGTCTGGCCAATGTCTAGGAGAGCAGCAATCATTGTTGCTTGATTTGAAGAACAGTCTCAAATTCAACAGTACTTTGTCCACAAAACTGGTGCATTGGAATGTAAGTACTGATTGCTGTTCATGGGAAGGTGTAACCTGCAGTAAGGGACGTATTGTTGGTCTTAACTTAGACAGTGAATCAATTTATGGTGGCCTCGACAATTCAAGTAGCCTTTTTCGTCTCCAGTATCTCCAGAACCTGAGGTTGGCTTCAAACAACTTCAACCATTCTCGGATTCCACCCGAATTTGGAAATCTGACGAATTTGAGTTACTTAAACCTATCAAATGCTGGCTTTTCAGGCCCAATTCCCACTCAGATTTCACGCCTCACAAGGTTGGTTACTCTTGATCTGTCTACCCTCTTGAGTATTTCTTCACTAAGCCTTGAAAGCCCAGATTTTGCTACTCTAGTTCAGAACCTTTCACACCTTACAGAACTTTATCTTGATGGTGTAAATCTATCAGCACCAGGGAATGAGTGGTGTCAGGCCTTATCATCTTCACTACCAAATCTAAGTGTGTTGAGCATGTCATATTGTTTTCTTTCAGGGCCTCTTCATTCTTCCTTACAGAAGCTTCAGTCTCTCTCAGTAATTCATCTTAATAATAATCGTTTTTATGTTACGATTCCAGAATTTTTTGCAGATTTCACAAATTTGTCTTCCTTGAAACTCAGTTCTTCCAGATTGATTGGAACATTACCAAGAAAGATCCTCCAGGTTCCAACACTACAGTTGCTTGATTTATCAAAGAATGAACTTAACGGTTCTCTGCCAGAATTTCATCCAAATGGTGCTCTTCAATCACTACTGCTTAGTAGGACAAAATTTTCAGGGACACTACCAACTTCTATTGGTAACCTTAAAAAGTTGTCGAAACTAGATCTTTCAGGTTGCAATTTTAATGGATCAATCCCAATCTCCATGGAAAATCTTACTCATTTGGTTCATTTGGACATGTCGTTCAATAACTTCAGCGGACCAGTTCCATCATTCATCATGGCAAAGAATCTTACAGAGATAAAcctttcaaataataatttaacagGTCAGATCACTTTCAATTACTGGAAAGAGCTTCGAAGTCTAGTGAATCTTGATTTGCGTTACAATTCTCTTGAGGGAAGTATTCCAATGTCCCTTTTTTCCCTTCCAttattgcaaaaattgcaaCTTTCCTACAACCATTTTTCTGGTCAACTCCCTGAATTTTTCAATGTTTCTTCTTACCAACTAGACACTCTTGATTTGATTAGCAACAACCTTGAAGGGCCAATACCAATGTCTATCTTTGAACTCCGAGGCCTCCAGAATCTCCTACTTTCTTCAAACAATTTTAGCGGTTCTTGGCAGCTTAATGCATTTCAGCAGTTGAGAAATCTTTCAAATCTTGGTCTTTCACATAATAGCTTGTTGATTGAATATAATGGAGCTAATTCTTCATCCTTTCCCAAACTTGAGTCATTGGGCTTGGCTTCTACCAAGTTGAAAACAGTTCCTGATTTCTTGAGAAACCAATCCAATTTAGTCATTCTAGACCTTTCAGATAACCAAATTCATGGAAAGATACCCAAATGGATTTGGAAATTTACTCATCTTCTTTACCTAAATCTCTCTCATAACTATCTAGAAGGACCTTTACTCAATCTGAATTCTTCTACAATGATAGTCCTAGACCTTTCCTCCAACCAACTCCAGGGGCAACTATCCACTCCCTTACCATCTGTTATGCatttggatttgtcaaaaaataatttcaactcTGTTATACCAGCTAGCATTGGTAGCTCCATTATTTCCGCCAGCTTCTTATCTCTTTCAAGCAATAAATTCCATGGGCATATCCCTGAATCAATATGCAACGCTAAATCTCTTCAAGTTCTAGATTTGTCTCATAATTCCTTGAGTGGCACATTACCCCAATGCTTCTCTACACTGAGTAGAACTCTAGGGGTTCTCAATCTAAGAAGAAACAACCTCATTGGCACAATATTTGATAAGTTTTCAAAGTATTGTCACTTACAAACTCTGAATCTCAACGAAAACCTACTAGAAGGAGTGATACCAAAGTCTCTTGCCAATTGCACAAATTTGGAGGTATTTGACATTGGGAACAACCAGATACATGATGCCTTCCCATGTCACTTGAAAAAAATATCCAATTTGCGCATCCTTGTCTTGAGATCTAACAAATTTTATGGAACTATTGGTTGTGAGGGACCAAATGATACTTGGCCAGTGCTTCAAATTGTAGACCTAGCTTCAAACAACTTTAGTGGTAGGCTATCAATAAAGGCCTTGGCTAACTCAAAGACAATGATGGCTGATAATAAGGCCTATTCAGAGCTCAAATACCTCCATTATAATGCTGGACTAGGCTTTCCTTCTTATTATCAAAATACAATAACTGTTGTCAGCAAAGGTCTGCAGATCGAGTTGGTGAAGATTCTGACTCTTTTCACTTCAATTGACCTTTCATGCAACAATCTTGACGGGCCAATACCAAAAGATTTAGGTGTACTCAAAGCATTGCATATTCTCAACTTATCATTCAATGCATTCACAGACCCAATCCCACCATCTTTGGGAAAATTGAGTGAACTTGAGTCACTGGACCTATCAAGCAACAAGCTTAACGGTGAGATCCCTATGCAACTTGCAGATGGTCTTACTTTCTTGTCAGTGCTAAACCTATCGTTTAATCAATTGGTTGGGCCGACTCCATTTGTCAAGCAATTTGCTACATTTTTGGAAGCTTCTTATGAAGGGAACAAAGGATTATGTGGCCCCCAATTGAAGACAAAATGTGGATCTGTTGAGCCACATTCACCACCTCCTACATTTGAAGATGCTCATCCAAGTTCTAGGCCTTCGATTGATTGGAATTTCCTAAGCGTAGAATTGGGATTTGCTTTTGGATTTGGGACGGTGATTATGCCTCTTATGTTTTTGAAGAGGTGGAGGATATGGTATTACAAACACGTTGATGACATATTTTTCAGGATCTTTCCTCAATTGTACCTTGGGGGAAAAATATACCGACAAGTACAAGTACATAGGAATCAGATGCAAAGGCACTAA